The following are encoded together in the Conger conger chromosome 11, fConCon1.1, whole genome shotgun sequence genome:
- the kiss1rb gene encoding KISS1 receptor b has protein sequence MGDGGYAGPPNGTVGPPCAQDAACNGSMPAAQSPPLLVDAWLVPLFFALIMLLGLVGNSLVIYVVTKHRQMKTVTNFYIANLATTDILFLVCCVPFTATLYPLPSWVFGDFMCRLVNYLQQVTVQATCITLSAMSIDRCYVTVYPFQSLRHRTPRMAMTVSIGIWIGSLGLSVPVAVYQRLESGYWYGPQVYCTESFPSPQHQKAFILYTFLAVYLLPLLTICLCHAFMIKRMGQPAVEPTDHSYQVQVLAERTEAVRTRISRMVVVMVLLFTVCWGPIQLFILYQALHPAVRRSYALYKLKIWAHCMSYSSSSVNPIIYAFMGANFRKSFKNAFPFIFKRKARRTGGASANTEMHYLSSGT, from the exons ATGGGGGACGGAGGGTACGCGGGACCACCGAACGGCACCGTCGGTCCACCGTGCGCCCAGGACGCGGCGTGTAACGGCTCGATGCCTGCGGCCCAGAGTCCGCCCCTCCTGGTGGACGCCTGGCTGGTTCCGCTGTTCTTCGCCCTCATCATGCTGCTCGGCCTTGTGGGAAACTCTCTGGTCATCTACGTGGTCACCAAGCACCGGCAGATGAAGACGGTCACCAACTTCTACATCG CAAATCTGGCAACCACTGACATCCTGTTCCTAGTGTGTTGTGTTCCCTTCACTGCGACCCTCTACCCACTGCCCAGCTGGGTGTTTGGGGACTTTATGTGCCGACTGGTCAACTACCTTCAACAG GTGACGGTGCAGGCGACCTGCATCACGTTGTCGGCTATGAGTATCGACCGCTGCTATGTGACAGTTTATCCCTTTCAGTCTCTACGCCATCGAACACCGCGCATGGCCATGACTGTCAGCATCGGCATCTGGATAG GGTCATTGGGACTCTCTGTGCCAGTGGCTGTGTACCAGCGGCTGGAGTCGGGCTACTGGTACGGCCCTCAGGTGTACTGCACAGAgtccttcccctccccccaacaccAGAAGGCCTTCATCCTCTACACCTTCCTGGCTGTGTACCTTCTCCCGCTGCTCACCATCTGCCTGTGCCACGCCTTCATGATTAAGCGCATGGGCCAGCCTGCCGTGGAGCCCACAGACCACAGCTATCAG GTTCAGGTGCTGGCGGAGAGAACGGAGGCGGTGCGGACCCGGATCTCCCgcatggtggtggtgatggtgctgCTCTTCACCGTCTGCTGGGGCCCCATCCAGCTCTTTATCCTGTACCAGGCCCTCCACCCGGCCGTGCGCCGGAGCTACGCCCTGTACAAGCTGAAGATCTGGGCCCACTGCATGTCCTACTCCAGCTCCTCGGTCAACCCCATCATCTACGCCTTCATGGGGGCCAACTTCAGAAAGTCCTTCAAAAACGCCTTTCCTTTCATCTTCAAACGCAAGGCCAGGAGAACAGGGGGCGCCTCAGCCAACACAGAAATGCACTATCTTTCATCTGGAACATGA
- the golm1 gene encoding Golgi membrane protein 1 isoform X1, producing the protein MLSCSSSEFFAHLPDFRLTVAMGGLGNPRRGGRSPPLLIGALIACVLVLGFNYWVSSSRNLELQTRLFEMEGAVRRAAAERLTLEEEKKVFEDKLRIQKGQIPLMEGRHKIQTDTMLDNWKQEKTTLMLNISSSTITIQTLKAHLAILEEIQKQLQDCQSNGVSLSDAMTACKGQLNDLKNECTAKSPPDSPTSQGSSSPSLSRTGQPEKPGLDDTKEPPVSTLRITRKDADPDPLKAKPSALETNEIPKAGEGDAPSPLTGRDVSKPQHSMALLPKSDVPQQELQAAVARPGEELEVIETRSVKLQVTGNGVVQVEKAEKPGEEHGHKPEDNPADNPEDNPRDKPGDQQNTSDSETVKQAQLKTNAGKDQAQGRGPLDLKKAIADYNGDDENEGELEADKQAELAKH; encoded by the exons ATGCTGAGCTGCTCGTCTTCAGAATT TTTCGCTCACTTACCCGATTTCCGGCTCACGGTTGCCATGGGAGGACTTGGAAACCCACGTCGCGGAGGAAGGTCGCCACCGCTTCTGATTGGCGCTTTGATCGCCTGTGTTCTTGTGCTGGGATTTAACTACTGGGTCTCCAGCTCACGCAacctggagctgcag ACGCGGCTGTTCGAGATGGAGGGAGCAGTGCGGAGAGCAGCGGCGGAGAGACTGacgctggaggaggagaagaaggtgTTTGAGGACAAGCTGCGCATTCAGAAGGGCCAGATCCCCCTCATGGAGGGCAGACATAAGATCCAGACGGACACTATGCTGGATAACTGGAAGCAAGAAAAG ACAACTCTGATGTTGAACATCTCCTCAAGCACAATAACAATACAGACTTTGAAAG CTCATTTGGCCATTCTGGAGGAAATTCAGAAGCAGTTGCAGGACTGCCAATCAAATGGGGTCAGTCTGAGTGATGCTAT GACTGCGTGTAAGGGTCAGCTGAACGATTTGAAGAACGAGTGTACGGCCAAATCCCCACCTGACTCCCCCACCTCTCAG GGGAGTTCCAGCCCCTCCCTCAGCAGAACCGGCCAACCAGAGAAGCCAGGCCTCGATGACACCAAGGAGCCCCCTGTCTCCACCCTGAGAATCACCCGGAAGGACGCCGACCCAGACCCTCTCAAAGCCAAGCCGTCTGCACTGGAAACCAACGAGATCCCCAAGGCTGGAG AAGGGGACGCTCCATCTCCCTTGACTGGCAGAGACGTCTCCAAACCACAGCACAGCATGGCGCTTCTTCCCAAAAGTGACGTTCCTCAGCAAGAACTTCAGGCGGCCGTGGCCAGGCCAGGAGAAGAGCTGGAGGTGATAGAAACCCGCTCTGTGAAACTGCAGGTTACAG GAAACGGTGTGGTTCAGGTGGAAAAGGCCGAGAAACCCGGAGAGGAACATGGGCACAAGCCTGAGGACAATCCTGCAGACAACCCTGAAGACAACCCTAGGGACAAGCCTGGAGACCAGCAGAATACCTCAGATTCTGAGACAGTGAAGCAGGCTCAACTGAAAACTAATGCAG GTAAAGATCAGGCCCAAGGTCGTGGCCCATTGGACCTGAAGAAGGCGATTGCGGACTACAATGGCGACGATGAGAATGAGGGCGAGCTCGAGGCCGACAAGCAAGCTGAGCTTGCCAAGCATTGA
- the golm1 gene encoding Golgi membrane protein 1 isoform X2 yields MGGLGNPRRGGRSPPLLIGALIACVLVLGFNYWVSSSRNLELQTRLFEMEGAVRRAAAERLTLEEEKKVFEDKLRIQKGQIPLMEGRHKIQTDTMLDNWKQEKTTLMLNISSSTITIQTLKAHLAILEEIQKQLQDCQSNGVSLSDAMTACKGQLNDLKNECTAKSPPDSPTSQGSSSPSLSRTGQPEKPGLDDTKEPPVSTLRITRKDADPDPLKAKPSALETNEIPKAGEGDAPSPLTGRDVSKPQHSMALLPKSDVPQQELQAAVARPGEELEVIETRSVKLQVTGNGVVQVEKAEKPGEEHGHKPEDNPADNPEDNPRDKPGDQQNTSDSETVKQAQLKTNAGKDQAQGRGPLDLKKAIADYNGDDENEGELEADKQAELAKH; encoded by the exons ATGGGAGGACTTGGAAACCCACGTCGCGGAGGAAGGTCGCCACCGCTTCTGATTGGCGCTTTGATCGCCTGTGTTCTTGTGCTGGGATTTAACTACTGGGTCTCCAGCTCACGCAacctggagctgcag ACGCGGCTGTTCGAGATGGAGGGAGCAGTGCGGAGAGCAGCGGCGGAGAGACTGacgctggaggaggagaagaaggtgTTTGAGGACAAGCTGCGCATTCAGAAGGGCCAGATCCCCCTCATGGAGGGCAGACATAAGATCCAGACGGACACTATGCTGGATAACTGGAAGCAAGAAAAG ACAACTCTGATGTTGAACATCTCCTCAAGCACAATAACAATACAGACTTTGAAAG CTCATTTGGCCATTCTGGAGGAAATTCAGAAGCAGTTGCAGGACTGCCAATCAAATGGGGTCAGTCTGAGTGATGCTAT GACTGCGTGTAAGGGTCAGCTGAACGATTTGAAGAACGAGTGTACGGCCAAATCCCCACCTGACTCCCCCACCTCTCAG GGGAGTTCCAGCCCCTCCCTCAGCAGAACCGGCCAACCAGAGAAGCCAGGCCTCGATGACACCAAGGAGCCCCCTGTCTCCACCCTGAGAATCACCCGGAAGGACGCCGACCCAGACCCTCTCAAAGCCAAGCCGTCTGCACTGGAAACCAACGAGATCCCCAAGGCTGGAG AAGGGGACGCTCCATCTCCCTTGACTGGCAGAGACGTCTCCAAACCACAGCACAGCATGGCGCTTCTTCCCAAAAGTGACGTTCCTCAGCAAGAACTTCAGGCGGCCGTGGCCAGGCCAGGAGAAGAGCTGGAGGTGATAGAAACCCGCTCTGTGAAACTGCAGGTTACAG GAAACGGTGTGGTTCAGGTGGAAAAGGCCGAGAAACCCGGAGAGGAACATGGGCACAAGCCTGAGGACAATCCTGCAGACAACCCTGAAGACAACCCTAGGGACAAGCCTGGAGACCAGCAGAATACCTCAGATTCTGAGACAGTGAAGCAGGCTCAACTGAAAACTAATGCAG GTAAAGATCAGGCCCAAGGTCGTGGCCCATTGGACCTGAAGAAGGCGATTGCGGACTACAATGGCGACGATGAGAATGAGGGCGAGCTCGAGGCCGACAAGCAAGCTGAGCTTGCCAAGCATTGA